From the genome of Paracidovorax avenae:
CAGCGCTCGCGCCTGCAGAAGCTCGCGGGCATGGCGGGGCTGGGAGACTCCTGCCCCGCCGCGGCCCCCTGACGCCGACATTCGCGCCCGCCTCCTACGGCGACCCCATCGGCGCGCACGTATGGTGCCGCCATGTCCCCCGGCAGCGATATCCCCGCCCGTCTCGATCGGCTTCCCTGGTCCGCCTGGCACTGGCGCGTGGTGATCGCGCTGGGCATCGCCTGGGTGCTCGACGGGCTGGAAGTGACCATCGTCGGTTCCCTGGGCAGCGCACTGGAGCGCCCGGACACGCTGGGGCTGACGGCCTCGCAGGTGGGCTGGACGGCCTCGCTGTACGTGGCCGGCGCGGTGATCGGTGCCCTCGTGTTCGGCCGCATGGCGGACGCGCTGGGGCGCAAGCGCCTCTTCATGCTGACCCTGACGGTGTATATGGTGGCGACCGTGGCCACGGCCTTCACCAGCAGTTTCGCCGCCTTCGCGGTGTGCCGCTTCCTGACGGGCATCGGCATCGGCGGCGAATATGCGGCGATCAATTCCGCCATCGACGAGCTGATTCCCGCACGGGTGCGCGGCCGTGTGAACCTGGCCATCAACGGCAGCTTCTGGCTGGGCGCGGCCCTGGGGGCCGCCCTGAGCCTCGTGCTGCTGGATGCCCGCGTGCTGGGCCCGGAGCACGGATGGCGGGCCGCGTTCCTCATGGGCGCCCTGCTGGGCGCCGCCGTGCTGCTGGTGCGCCGGCATGTGCCGGAAAGCCCGCGCTGGCTGATCACCCACGGCCGTGCCGACGAGGCCGAACGCATCGTGGCGGACATCGAGCGCAGTGTGCATGGCACGACGAATCCGCACCCAGCCCGGCCCGCGGCCACTGCCGCCCCTGCCGTGCCCCGCGCAATAGCGGCCGGCCCGGCCGCGCCTTCCGGCCGCCGCACGCTGCCCTCCGCGTCCCAGGTGGTCCAGGTGCTGCTGCGGCGCTACCCGGAGCGCAGCGCCGTGGTGCTGTCACTGATGGTGTCGCAGGCGTTCTTCTACAACGCGATCTTCTTCACCTATGCACTCGTGCTGACGCGCTTCTACGGCGTGGACGCCAGCCGGGTGGGCCTCTACATCTTCCCCTTCGCCGCCGGGAACGTGCTGGGCCCGCTGCTGCTGGGTCCGCTCTTCGACCGCATCGGGCGGCGCGTGATGATCACCGCCACCTATGCGCTCGCAGGCATCGCGCTGGCGCTCACCGGCCTGGGCTTCATGAACGGCTGGCTGGATGCCACCACGCAGACCGTGGCCTGGTCGGTGGTGTTCTTCCTGGCCTCGGCCGCCGCGAGTTCCGCCTACCTCACCGTGAGCGAGGTATTCCCGCTGGAGATGCGCGCGCTGGCGATTTCCCTCTTCTACGCCGTGGGCACCGGCGTGGGCGGTTTCGCGGCCCCGGCCCTGTTCGGCGCGCTCATCGATACGGGCAGCCGCGAGAACGTGTTCATGGGCTACCTGCTCGGCGCGGCGCTGGTACTGCTGGCGGCCGGCGTGACATGGCGCTGGGCGGTGGATGCCGAGCGGAAATCGCTGGAGGAGATCGCACCGCCGCTGCACTCCGGTCACCAGCCGTAGAAGCGGGGCCAGGCCTCGGCCCGTCCATCGGGGCCGATCGCGTGGTACTCGGGATGCTGCGCCCCGGTGGCGCAGGCATGGTTGGGCAGGATGCGCAGGCGGGTGCCGATGGGAAAGCGCTCGGCGATGCGGCCATCCGGCTCGCCGGCCCGCGACAGGATGCCGTGCTCCTGGTTGGCGCCGCTCAGGGTGTAGCCGTCCAGCACCGTTCCATCCTCGCTGCACGCCTGGCCGAAACCGAAGTCCTGCTTCTGCTTCTGCGTGCCACGGTCGCGGCTCATCGCCATCCATCCGGCGTCGACGATGGCCCAGCCCTTTTCCTCCTGGTGGCCGATGACGGTCGTGAGCACGCTCAGCGCGATGTCGTCCGCATTGCACACGCCCACGTTGCGCATCACCAGATCGAAGAACACGTACACGCCGGCCCGCACTTCGGTCACTCCCTCCAGGTGCTCCGCCGCCAGGGCCGTCGGCGTCGAACCGATGCTCACCACGGGGCAGGCGAAGCCGGCCTCGCGCAGCCTCTGCGCCGCGCGCACGGCCCCGGCGCGTTCCTGCTCGGAGATGGCCCGCAGTGCCTGGGGATCGTCATGGTCGTAGCTGGAGCCCGCGTGCGTCAGCACGCCGCCCACCACCATGCCGGCGTCCTGCAGCACTTGCGCGACCTGCAGCAATGCGTCTTCTTCCGGCTTGATGCCGGAACGGTGGCCATCGGTGTCGATCTCGATCCACACCTCGAAGCCGGCAGCGTGCGCCATGCCGAAGCGGCCGATCTCGCGTGCGGCGGCGACGCTGTCCGTGATGATCTTCAGGTGGCAACCGCGCCGGCGCAGCGCGAGCGCCTGCATCAGCTTGCCGGGGACCATGCCCACCGCATAGAGG
Proteins encoded in this window:
- a CDS encoding DSD1 family PLP-dependent enzyme, with product MERNIHRMQDRMQALGVRFRPHAKTTKCLPVVQAQIAAGAQGITVSTLKEAEQFFEAGIQDILYAVGMVPGKLMQALALRRRGCHLKIITDSVAAAREIGRFGMAHAAGFEVWIEIDTDGHRSGIKPEEDALLQVAQVLQDAGMVVGGVLTHAGSSYDHDDPQALRAISEQERAGAVRAAQRLREAGFACPVVSIGSTPTALAAEHLEGVTEVRAGVYVFFDLVMRNVGVCNADDIALSVLTTVIGHQEEKGWAIVDAGWMAMSRDRGTQKQKQDFGFGQACSEDGTVLDGYTLSGANQEHGILSRAGEPDGRIAERFPIGTRLRILPNHACATGAQHPEYHAIGPDGRAEAWPRFYGW
- a CDS encoding MFS transporter, producing MSPGSDIPARLDRLPWSAWHWRVVIALGIAWVLDGLEVTIVGSLGSALERPDTLGLTASQVGWTASLYVAGAVIGALVFGRMADALGRKRLFMLTLTVYMVATVATAFTSSFAAFAVCRFLTGIGIGGEYAAINSAIDELIPARVRGRVNLAINGSFWLGAALGAALSLVLLDARVLGPEHGWRAAFLMGALLGAAVLLVRRHVPESPRWLITHGRADEAERIVADIERSVHGTTNPHPARPAATAAPAVPRAIAAGPAAPSGRRTLPSASQVVQVLLRRYPERSAVVLSLMVSQAFFYNAIFFTYALVLTRFYGVDASRVGLYIFPFAAGNVLGPLLLGPLFDRIGRRVMITATYALAGIALALTGLGFMNGWLDATTQTVAWSVVFFLASAAASSAYLTVSEVFPLEMRALAISLFYAVGTGVGGFAAPALFGALIDTGSRENVFMGYLLGAALVLLAAGVTWRWAVDAERKSLEEIAPPLHSGHQP